The Caldisericia bacterium DNA window TCTCAACTTATTAAAGACCCTCTTTATACTTCTTTTAGAATTGTTAGAAAAAGATATGGTTAATTTTTAGAAAAAGATAGTACTTTGAAAACGAAAGGAGGTGAAATTTATGGATAAGCAACTCGTTCTTGTCTTTAACACTGAAACAGAGGGTAGAAGTTTCATTATGAGATTTAGTAATCCTAAAGATAACTTAACAGCACAACAGATTCAAAACTTCATGAACTGGATAATTCAGCAAAATATCTTCTTAACAAGATATGGTGAACTAACTGGAATAAGAGATGGAGGTATAGTTGAGAGAAACTTTAATGACTTAATTCCATAAGTTTTAATTTGGGTGAGTGGATTTTCCACTCACCTTTTTAAACTAAAAGGAGGTGAAAAACTTTGGAATTAACAATTGAAGATTTATTAAGACTAATTGGACAAGTTGGTTTTCCAATTGTAATTGCAACATATTTATTGATAAGAAACAATGGAAAGATGGATAAATTAAAAGAAGCAATTTTAGAACTTAAAGAAGTAATAACCCTTTTAAGAGAAGACTTAAATAAATAAGTTAATTAATATAATTTGGGTCAGGTCTAATATTTAAGAAAGTTTGATTCAGGACCTGACCCATTTTTAAATTTAATATTGATTTAAAAATAAATTATCTGGACTGCATTCCAAAGACAAAAAGCGGAAAGTACAGATTTTTGATACAAAAATTAGATCTTGATATGTTTAAACAGCACTATTGATTAGAAGAGTAAGTACATAACTTAAGCCTGTTTAAGGG harbors:
- a CDS encoding DUF2922 domain-containing protein; translated protein: MDKQLVLVFNTETEGRSFIMRFSNPKDNLTAQQIQNFMNWIIQQNIFLTRYGELTGIRDGGIVERNFNDLIP
- a CDS encoding YvrJ family protein, with product MELTIEDLLRLIGQVGFPIVIATYLLIRNNGKMDKLKEAILELKEVITLLREDLNK